AAATCACCCCATCTCGCTGGTGATgattttccaacaattcctcgGTGGTTTTCTAAATTCTTTCCAATTTTGTCGTGCGcagcttcgaggcacgttccaCACAGGCTCGCAGTCCTCTTCCGTAGGTCGTAGTTCACgcttgggtcctcctcgatgtgtcGATCACCTTTGGACAAAAAGTCTTCGACTATGCAATCGTCGTATACGACTTCTTccctccttcgttgccgataaaagatgttctttttcatcgAGTGGCTAACtagtattttcgcacgaagaaAACCGCTGATCACTACAAAAAGATGGTACTGCCGATATGTCAAGTAGACACAACCTCCGATTTGTGAgcatgtggtcgatctccacacg
This window of the Necator americanus strain Aroian chromosome III, whole genome shotgun sequence genome carries:
- a CDS encoding hypothetical protein (NECATOR_CHRIII.G12100.T1), with the protein product MARLVWRSTTCSQIGGCVYLTYRQYHLFVVISGFLRAKILVSHSMKKNIFYRQRRREEVVYDDCIVEDFLSKGDRHIEEDPSVNYDLRKRTASLCGTCLEAAHDKIGKNLENHRGIVGKSSPARWGDLFVSRMDQLRAQLHTAQGLCQRQPRKLRTCWMTMAGERNGYKRCWSPHVQSRLAF